The Natator depressus isolate rNatDep1 chromosome 8, rNatDep2.hap1, whole genome shotgun sequence genome window below encodes:
- the PRR7 gene encoding proline-rich protein 7 isoform X1: protein MDKGAPSAARHSDGKELGWALLVWTGLPSLACGSADPCGGRAPPECPPPWSSLPGAWGAGQALTLAPRLCLPSVPSAGSRRHGNGCWQRGGSPEPVTRRRRWHLGPGDGQRACGALGPACLQLRGAPAPGPATMAMSQGTYTFLTCFAGFWLIWGLVVLLCCFCSSLRRRLKSQQEQRLREQNLRALEMEPLHYEGFSGSPPGMATAIPPRLRLEPRHPPTPAPRPWSYRHESDLSKPPCYEEALLMAEPPPPYSEVLMDTRGLYRKINAPFLSHERPEKQEQPPSYKPLFLDQGYSSALHLPSSASQGPACPALYLEAEHAQRMFPSWMDSELSGRDTYEPGAWHLPVSMPLFGRTTAV from the exons gggGCACCGTCGGCTGCTCGGCACAGCGATgggaaggagctgggctgggcgcTCTTGGTTTGGACGGGGCTACCCAGCCTGGCCTGCGGCTCTGCAGATCCTTGCGGCGGACGAGCCCCTCCGGAGTGCCCACCCCCCTGGTCGTCCCTGCCTGGtgcctggggagcagggcaggcccTGACCCTCGCCCCCCGGCTCTGCCTCCCATCCGTCCCCAGCGCGGGGAGCAGGCGCCATGGCAACGGGTGCTGGCAGCGCGGGGGCAGCCCTGAGCCAGTGACGAGACGTCGGCGCTGGCACCTGGGCCCAGGCGATGGGCAGCGGGCGTGCGGTGCTCTGggccctgcctgcctgcagctgAGAGGCGCCCCGGCCCCCGGCCCAGCCACCATGGCGATGTCCCAGGGCACCTACACCTTTCTCACCTGCTTCGCCGGCTTCTGGCTCATCTGGGGCCTCGTCGTGCTgctctgctgcttctgcagctccctGCGGCGCCGTCTGAAGAGCCAGCAGGAGCAGCGGCTGCGGGAGCAGAACCTGCGTGCGCTGGAGATGGAGCCGCTGCACTACGAGGGCTTCTCGGGCAGCCCCCCCGGCATGGCCACAGCCATCCCCCCCCGGCTGCGCCTGGAGCCgcgccacccccccaccccggccccccgGCCCTGGAGCTACAGGCACG AGTCGGACCTGTCCAAGCCCCCGTGCTACGAGGAGGCGCTGCTCATGGCTGAGCCACCGCCGCCCTACAGCGAGGTGCTCATGGACACACGGGGGCTGTACCGCAAGATCAACGCCCCGTTCCTGAGCCACGAGCGCCCTGAGAAACAGGAGCAGCCCCCCAGCTACAAGCCCCTCTTCCTGGACCAAGGCTACAGCTCAGCCCTgcacctgcccagctctgccagccagggccccgcctgccctgccctctacTTGGAGGCTGAGCACGCCCAGCGCATGTTCCCCAGCTGGATGGACTCGGAGCTCAGTGGCAGGGACACGTATGAACCTGGAGCCTGGCACCTCCCTGTCTCCATGCCCTTGTTTGGCAGGACTACGGCGGTTTAG
- the PRR7 gene encoding proline-rich protein 7 isoform X2 encodes MAMSQGTYTFLTCFAGFWLIWGLVVLLCCFCSSLRRRLKSQQEQRLREQNLRALEMEPLHYEGFSGSPPGMATAIPPRLRLEPRHPPTPAPRPWSYRHESDLSKPPCYEEALLMAEPPPPYSEVLMDTRGLYRKINAPFLSHERPEKQEQPPSYKPLFLDQGYSSALHLPSSASQGPACPALYLEAEHAQRMFPSWMDSELSGRDTYEPGAWHLPVSMPLFGRTTAV; translated from the exons ATGGCGATGTCCCAGGGCACCTACACCTTTCTCACCTGCTTCGCCGGCTTCTGGCTCATCTGGGGCCTCGTCGTGCTgctctgctgcttctgcagctccctGCGGCGCCGTCTGAAGAGCCAGCAGGAGCAGCGGCTGCGGGAGCAGAACCTGCGTGCGCTGGAGATGGAGCCGCTGCACTACGAGGGCTTCTCGGGCAGCCCCCCCGGCATGGCCACAGCCATCCCCCCCCGGCTGCGCCTGGAGCCgcgccacccccccaccccggccccccgGCCCTGGAGCTACAGGCACG AGTCGGACCTGTCCAAGCCCCCGTGCTACGAGGAGGCGCTGCTCATGGCTGAGCCACCGCCGCCCTACAGCGAGGTGCTCATGGACACACGGGGGCTGTACCGCAAGATCAACGCCCCGTTCCTGAGCCACGAGCGCCCTGAGAAACAGGAGCAGCCCCCCAGCTACAAGCCCCTCTTCCTGGACCAAGGCTACAGCTCAGCCCTgcacctgcccagctctgccagccagggccccgcctgccctgccctctacTTGGAGGCTGAGCACGCCCAGCGCATGTTCCCCAGCTGGATGGACTCGGAGCTCAGTGGCAGGGACACGTATGAACCTGGAGCCTGGCACCTCCCTGTCTCCATGCCCTTGTTTGGCAGGACTACGGCGGTTTAG